The following are encoded in a window of Pecten maximus chromosome 17, xPecMax1.1, whole genome shotgun sequence genomic DNA:
- the LOC117315863 gene encoding early nodulin-75-like has translation MMQSQCTLISATRHRFPSHEVVPQHRFPSHEVAPQYRFPSYEVVSQHRFPSYEAVPQHRFPSYEAVPQHRFPSHEVVSQHRFPSYKVVSQHRFPSYEVVSQYRFPSHEVVSQYRFPSYKVVPQHRFPSHEVVSQHRFPSYKVVSQHRFPSYKVVPQHRFPSYEVVSQYQFPSHEVVPQHRFPSHEVDSVSLNY, from the coding sequence ATGATGCAGTCTCAGTGTACCCTAATTAGCGCAACCAGACATCGGTTTCCAAGTCACGAGGTTGTGCCTCAGCATCGGTTTCCAAGTCACGAGGTTGCGCCTCAGTATCGGTTTCCAAGTTACGAGGTTGTGTCTCAGCATCGGTTTCCAAGTTACGAGGCTGTGCCTCAGCATCGGTTTCCAAGTTACGAGGCTGTGCCTCAGCATCGGTTTCCAAGTCACGAGGTTGTGTCTCAGCATCGGTTTCCAAGTTACAAGGTTGTGTCTCAGCATCGGTTTCCAAGTTACGAGGTTGTGTCTCAGTATCGGTTTCCAAGTCACGAGGTTGTGTCTCAGTATCGGTTTCCAAGTTACAAGGTTGTGCCTCAGCATCGGTTTCCAAGTCACGAGGTTGTGTCTCAGCATCGGTTTCCAAGTTACAAGGTTGTGTCTCAGCATCGGTTTCCAAGTTACAAGGTTGTGCCTCAGCATCGGTTTCCAAGTTACGAGGTTGTGTCTCAGTATCAGTTTCCAAGTCACGAGGTTGTGCCTCAGCATCGGTTTCCAAGTCACGAGGTTGACTCAGTAAGTTTGAATTATTAA